In a single window of the Dreissena polymorpha isolate Duluth1 chromosome 3, UMN_Dpol_1.0, whole genome shotgun sequence genome:
- the LOC127871445 gene encoding uncharacterized protein LOC127871445, translating into MGSLQKSARIAAFKNLYWLMKQEVPHTTNYLPLNDLVKLQGCFILGQNNKGESQRFVQEAVLAMGNIIRQDILTQAIDSPWYTIMVDETTDISVISEMIVYIRFLKDGRSQTRFLSILPLNDCKAETITTSLTTHLRELEAVDFGKMVDAWHQEKPRRPVF; encoded by the exons ATGGGCTCTCTACAGAAAAGTGCTAGGATCGCAGCATTCAAGAATTTGTACTGGTTGATGAAGCAGGAAGTTCCTCACACAACAAACTACCTCCCTCTTAATGATCTTG TGAAGCTCCAAGGCTGCTTCATCCTGGGTCAGAACAACAAAGGTGAATCTCAGCGCTTTGTACAGGAAGCGGTTCTGGCCATGGGCAACATCATTCGGCAGGACATCCTGACCCAGGCCATCGACTCCCCATGGTACACCATCATGGTGGATGAGACAACAGATATATCTGTTATCAGTGAGATGATAGTATATATAAG GTTCCTGAAAGATGGCAGGAGCCAGACAAGATTCCTGTCAATACTGCCACTAAACGACTGCAAGGCAGAGACCATAACTACAAGTCTCACAACACACCTTAGAGAGCTTGAGGCAGTAGACTTCGGGAAAATGGTGGATGCCTGGCACCAGGAGAAGCCTCGCAGACCAGTGTTTTGA